The genomic region TCTAAAATTAACAACAATCCTAATGCTACTTACGTTTGCCACAGGCCAAATGTTTAGCCAAAATGTAGATTTAGGCACCGAGAAAGAAGCTGTTCTAAAAGTAATGAAAACCTATAAGGATGCGCTGCAAAACCTGACGACTGAAGGCACCTTTGAGTTGTTTACAAAAGACTCAGAAGTTTTTGAATCTGGCGGTGTTGAAGGCTCATACGCACACTATATAGAACATCACTTAGGGCCAGAATTAGGTCATTTCAAGAAGTTTGAATTTTCAGATTATGAAATTGATGCAGAAGTAGATTTGCCCTACGCCTTTACTACCGAAACCTATATCTACACTATCGTTCTCAACCCAGATGATGAAGGCAATAGTAGAACGATAAAGAAAAAAGGGGTGGCAACTTCTGTCCTTAAGAAGATAGATGAGAAATGGAAAATAATTAAAACGCACTCTTCATCAAGAAATACAAAGTAAAATATAATGAAAAAACACATCTATTTTTCTGTAGTATTAATCATTTCTCTAATAGTCTCTTGCAAACAAGAAAGTAAAGAGACCAAAGAAGTTGTGAAGGAAGAAATAGAAACAGTTTCTCAAACCGCTGAACCCGACAAGAAAAAACCATTAAGTCCGCATACCGAAACAATGGCAATGGTTGGCGATGCTCATATCCATATAGATTACTCTTCCCCAGGCGTAAGGAATAGAATAATTTTTGGTGGACTGTTGGCGTATGACCAAGTCTGGCAGGCTGGTGCCCATATGGCCACTTGGTTGGAAACAGATAAGGATTTAGAAATTGATGGCAAGGTA from Christiangramia sp. OXR-203 harbors:
- a CDS encoding nuclear transport factor 2 family protein codes for the protein MKTLKLTTILMLLTFATGQMFSQNVDLGTEKEAVLKVMKTYKDALQNLTTEGTFELFTKDSEVFESGGVEGSYAHYIEHHLGPELGHFKKFEFSDYEIDAEVDLPYAFTTETYIYTIVLNPDDEGNSRTIKKKGVATSVLKKIDEKWKIIKTHSSSRNTK
- a CDS encoding DUF2911 domain-containing protein, translated to MKKHIYFSVVLIISLIVSCKQESKETKEVVKEEIETVSQTAEPDKKKPLSPHTETMAMVGDAHIHIDYSSPGVRNRIIFGGLLAYDQVWQAGAHMATWLETDKDLEIDGKVLKAGKYGFFVIPNQEEWTVIFNRNWNQHGKDDYDASDDVLRIKATPKISEEIKEHLEYKINKTTETSGTISMS